A stretch of the Halomonas sp. CH40 genome encodes the following:
- a CDS encoding ABC transporter ATP-binding protein, whose protein sequence is MTRLETDNLVIRVPQRAPGVPLSFQLEAGQVWGVLGPNGAGKTTLLHTLAGLLTPRSGRVLIDGVCLAQLKRGQIARRLGMVFQERHDDFPATVMETALIGRHPFLSAWQREGAEDYRLAEAALQRLDAAHLAKRLTSTLSGGERQRVAMATVLTQKPDIWLADEPTNHLDLHHQSAVMALLAEQAAQGAAVMMCLHDLNLAARWCDHILLLYPSGEACWGPKGEMLVTSALERLYQQRLASVEVDGAPVFVPVQ, encoded by the coding sequence ATGACCCGTCTGGAAACCGACAACCTGGTGATCAGGGTGCCGCAGCGCGCCCCGGGCGTGCCGCTCTCCTTTCAGCTGGAGGCCGGGCAGGTGTGGGGAGTGCTGGGCCCTAACGGGGCGGGTAAAACCACGCTGTTGCATACCCTGGCCGGGCTTTTAACGCCGCGTTCAGGTCGGGTGCTTATTGATGGCGTCTGCCTTGCGCAGCTAAAGCGTGGCCAGATTGCCCGCCGTCTGGGCATGGTCTTTCAGGAGCGCCATGATGACTTTCCGGCCACAGTGATGGAAACCGCCCTGATCGGGCGGCACCCGTTTCTTTCTGCCTGGCAGCGTGAAGGCGCCGAGGATTACCGTCTGGCGGAGGCCGCCTTGCAGCGTCTGGATGCGGCTCATCTGGCCAAGCGTCTGACCAGTACGCTGTCAGGCGGTGAGCGTCAGCGGGTAGCCATGGCCACGGTACTCACCCAGAAGCCGGATATCTGGCTGGCCGATGAGCCCACCAACCATCTGGATCTGCACCACCAGAGTGCGGTAATGGCGCTACTTGCCGAGCAGGCAGCGCAGGGCGCGGCGGTGATGATGTGCCTGCATGACCTGAACCTTGCTGCCCGCTGGTGTGACCATATCCTGCTTTTATATCCCAGCGGAGAGGCCTGCTGGGGGCCAAAGGGCGAAATGCTGGTGACATCTGCCCTGGAACGGCTTTACCAGCAACGCCTGGCCAGCGTAGAGGTCGATGGCGCGCCCGTCTTTGTGCCTGTTCAGTAG
- a CDS encoding cobalamin-binding protein, producing the protein MASKRFTSALCSGLAGLLLAACLPVNADASYCAIDDLGEQLCLEAPAQRIAALSPGATELAFAAGAGEQVVAVVAHSDYPPEAEKLPSVGDHQRIDLEALLSLQPDLVIGWVSGNPPAQLEKLAALGLPVFYLEPQHFEGIASAIERLASLTGSEARGYPAADDFRNQMAALEARYADLEPVSVFYQVWETPLMSVNDENFIGQIITLCGGDNIMGEQTRQVPRLNPEVVIAGNPAAIVTGGNGEDNRDWFEHWRQYPELSAVANDHLFLVPPSLIQRPTPRLAQGARLLCEQLDTVRQATLVEPPP; encoded by the coding sequence ATGGCCAGTAAACGCTTCACTAGCGCATTGTGCAGCGGGCTTGCCGGTCTTTTACTGGCTGCCTGCCTGCCGGTGAATGCTGACGCGTCCTACTGCGCCATTGATGATCTTGGCGAGCAGCTTTGCCTTGAAGCGCCAGCGCAGCGTATTGCGGCGCTATCGCCAGGCGCCACCGAACTAGCCTTTGCCGCCGGGGCTGGTGAGCAGGTGGTGGCGGTGGTAGCGCACAGTGATTATCCGCCTGAGGCCGAGAAACTGCCCTCGGTAGGTGATCATCAGCGTATCGACCTGGAGGCTTTGCTCTCCCTGCAGCCGGATCTGGTGATTGGCTGGGTCTCTGGTAATCCTCCGGCCCAGCTGGAAAAACTGGCCGCGCTGGGCTTGCCGGTTTTCTACCTAGAACCGCAGCATTTTGAAGGCATTGCCAGCGCTATTGAGCGTTTGGCAAGCCTCACGGGTAGTGAAGCACGGGGCTACCCGGCGGCGGATGACTTCCGTAACCAGATGGCAGCGCTGGAAGCGCGCTATGCCGACCTTGAACCCGTCTCCGTTTTCTATCAGGTCTGGGAAACACCGCTGATGAGTGTCAATGACGAAAACTTTATCGGCCAGATTATTACCCTGTGCGGTGGCGACAATATCATGGGCGAGCAGACTCGGCAGGTGCCGCGTCTTAACCCCGAAGTGGTCATCGCAGGGAACCCGGCCGCTATTGTCACGGGGGGTAACGGCGAAGATAACCGCGACTGGTTCGAGCATTGGCGGCAATACCCTGAGCTTTCAGCGGTTGCCAATGATCATCTCTTTCTTGTTCCGCCTTCCTTGATCCAGCGGCCCACGCCGCGCCTGGCGCAGGGAGCGCGCCTGTTATGCGAACAACTCGATACCGTCCGCCAGGCGACGCTGGTAGAGCCACCCCCGTGA
- a CDS encoding TonB-dependent receptor — protein MSYSTSAFTGLALFTLAAIPQAVQAQSSSDTANASLDPVVVTATLAPRTANESLASVSVIDEAALRRQNPASMTELLRAQPGVDITTQGTYGKQTSLFMRGTGSNANVLLIDGIRLRSATTGAAAWEFLDPQLFKRAEIVRGPRGSLYGADAVGGVIQLFTLDSQAEGVSPRVSIGGGSHVSQRVSASLSGQQGGTRYTFAGSRFDTDGGPIRRDGEDKGFDTTSGLVKLAHRYDNDAEVGFLALRSRGNSEFEGPGPAEDDFVQQVAGVYAELPVTDTWQSRLTLSEARDERDTQAPAYTSLFESRTRTAQWLNTLAFGLHEVIIGAEMAEDDLGDSETSGLNFNESSRYNRAVFAQGLLDFHPLTTQLSLRYDDNEAFGDEVTGSLAFGFAFDDQHVARASYGTAFRAPTFNELYFPFAGSSNPDLNAESSDTFELGVRGQYERWFWDAAIYQTEVDELIALDANFTPINVDKARIQGAELSLGAELGNWLFAGALTYTDPQSRSGDNQGKRLQRRASQSARLDVDYQLDEVLLGGSWVVQDHRYNDAANQQRLPGYGLLNLRAGWEFAPQWSVRLTLDNVLDKTFTTAQGQEFDPVTFASTPFDYINAGRAGFLSVHYGQ, from the coding sequence ATGTCATACTCCACTTCCGCCTTTACCGGGCTGGCGCTGTTTACGCTGGCTGCTATTCCCCAGGCCGTGCAGGCCCAATCTTCCAGCGATACTGCGAATGCTTCGCTTGACCCTGTGGTTGTCACCGCAACCCTGGCGCCGCGCACCGCCAATGAGTCGTTGGCTTCCGTCAGTGTTATCGACGAAGCCGCCCTGCGCCGTCAGAATCCAGCCAGCATGACCGAGCTGCTGCGCGCCCAGCCGGGCGTTGATATCACGACTCAAGGCACCTACGGCAAGCAGACCAGCCTGTTCATGCGCGGCACCGGCAGTAATGCCAATGTGCTGTTGATCGACGGTATTCGTTTGCGTTCGGCCACTACCGGTGCCGCTGCCTGGGAATTTCTCGATCCTCAGCTGTTTAAGCGCGCTGAAATCGTGCGTGGCCCGCGCGGTAGCCTGTATGGCGCTGATGCGGTAGGCGGAGTGATTCAGCTGTTTACCCTGGACAGCCAGGCGGAAGGTGTCAGCCCTCGGGTGTCCATTGGCGGCGGCAGCCACGTTAGCCAGCGCGTATCCGCATCGCTTTCCGGCCAGCAGGGCGGCACCCGCTATACCTTTGCGGGTAGCCGCTTCGATACTGACGGTGGGCCGATACGCCGTGATGGGGAAGATAAAGGCTTTGACACCACCAGTGGCTTGGTCAAGCTTGCACATCGCTATGATAACGACGCTGAAGTGGGCTTTCTGGCGCTGCGCTCACGCGGTAACAGTGAATTTGAAGGCCCGGGGCCCGCTGAGGATGATTTTGTTCAACAGGTGGCAGGCGTATACGCGGAACTTCCGGTAACGGACACCTGGCAAAGCCGGTTAACGCTGTCAGAGGCCCGTGATGAGCGCGATACCCAGGCGCCCGCTTATACGTCACTTTTTGAAAGCCGCACGCGTACCGCTCAGTGGCTGAATACCCTAGCGTTTGGCCTGCATGAAGTGATCATTGGCGCTGAAATGGCCGAGGATGACCTGGGCGACAGCGAGACATCAGGCCTGAACTTCAATGAAAGCAGCCGCTACAATCGCGCTGTCTTTGCCCAGGGGCTGCTGGATTTCCATCCGCTGACGACTCAACTGAGCTTGCGCTACGATGATAACGAAGCCTTTGGCGATGAAGTTACCGGTAGCCTGGCATTCGGCTTTGCCTTTGATGACCAGCATGTGGCGCGGGCAAGCTACGGTACGGCCTTTCGGGCGCCGACCTTTAATGAGCTGTATTTCCCGTTTGCCGGGTCGAGCAACCCGGATCTCAACGCCGAATCCTCAGACACATTTGAGCTGGGTGTGCGCGGACAGTATGAGCGCTGGTTCTGGGACGCCGCCATCTACCAGACAGAGGTGGATGAGCTGATTGCGCTGGATGCTAATTTCACCCCCATCAATGTGGACAAGGCGCGCATTCAGGGCGCGGAACTGAGCCTGGGCGCCGAGCTTGGAAACTGGCTGTTTGCCGGTGCCTTGACCTACACTGACCCACAAAGCCGCAGCGGTGATAATCAGGGCAAGCGTCTGCAGCGGCGCGCCAGCCAGTCAGCAAGGCTGGATGTGGATTACCAGCTTGATGAAGTGCTATTGGGCGGTTCCTGGGTCGTCCAGGATCATCGTTACAACGATGCCGCCAATCAGCAGCGCCTGCCAGGCTATGGGCTGTTGAACCTGCGCGCAGGTTGGGAATTCGCTCCCCAGTGGTCAGTGCGCCTGACTCTGGATAACGTGCTGGATAAAACCTTTACCACCGCCCAAGGACAGGAGTTTGACCCGGTGACCTTTGCATCGACGCCGTTTGACTACATCAACGCTGGTCGCGCAGGCTTCCTCAGCGTTCATTATGGCCAGTAA
- a CDS encoding iron ABC transporter permease, producing MPRFALPLIVLALLAVLAVGGALIVGSATLGVEQLAAVFVGQGEPLAHTLVMELRLPRALSAFAVGGLLAVAGALMQILLRNPLADPYVLGISGGAAVGALAAMLAGLGGVLLSGSAFGGALLSMLLVFALARGEGSWTPSRLLLTGVVVASGWGAVITLLLSLSPTQALPGMLFWLMGDLSYARAPWVPLTLLLLVCLLLMPLGRHLNVLARGPMQAAALGVDVRWLSWGIYLIASLLTATAVTSAGTIGFVGLVVPHMLRLMLGNDQRLILPACALSGGLLLVVADTLARSVIAPEQLPVGVITALLGVPMFLLLLNRSRS from the coding sequence ATGCCCCGCTTTGCACTACCGCTGATAGTGCTTGCACTGCTGGCCGTACTGGCGGTTGGCGGTGCGCTGATAGTGGGCAGTGCCACTCTGGGCGTGGAGCAGTTGGCGGCCGTGTTTGTGGGCCAGGGGGAGCCGCTGGCGCATACCCTGGTGATGGAGCTGCGCCTGCCAAGGGCGCTATCTGCCTTTGCGGTGGGCGGGCTTTTGGCAGTGGCCGGGGCCCTGATGCAGATCCTGTTGCGTAACCCGCTGGCCGACCCTTATGTACTGGGCATCTCTGGCGGTGCTGCGGTGGGGGCACTGGCGGCCATGTTGGCTGGGTTAGGTGGTGTGCTGCTGTCCGGCTCTGCCTTTGGTGGTGCCTTGCTCTCCATGCTGCTGGTGTTTGCTTTAGCGCGGGGAGAGGGCAGCTGGACGCCTTCGCGCCTGCTATTGACGGGCGTGGTTGTTGCTTCAGGCTGGGGCGCTGTGATCACGCTGTTGCTATCGCTCAGCCCCACCCAGGCCTTGCCCGGCATGCTGTTCTGGCTGATGGGGGATCTTTCCTACGCCCGAGCCCCCTGGGTGCCATTGACGCTGCTGTTGCTGGTTTGCCTACTGTTGATGCCGCTTGGCCGCCACCTGAACGTGCTGGCGCGCGGGCCCATGCAGGCCGCTGCCCTCGGAGTGGATGTCAGATGGCTTTCCTGGGGAATCTATCTGATCGCCAGCCTGTTGACCGCCACAGCCGTCACCAGTGCCGGTACTATTGGCTTTGTTGGTTTGGTGGTGCCGCATATGCTGCGCCTTATGCTGGGCAACGATCAACGTCTGATTCTGCCTGCCTGTGCGCTGAGCGGAGGCCTGCTGCTGGTTGTCGCGGATACCCTGGCGCGCAGCGTGATTGCCCCCGAGCAGCTACCGGTTGGGGTAATTACTGCGCTGCTGGGTGTGCCGATGTTTCTGCTGTTGCTCAACCGGAGCCGTTCATGA